Proteins found in one Colletes latitarsis isolate SP2378_abdomen chromosome 8, iyColLati1, whole genome shotgun sequence genomic segment:
- the Raf gene encoding serine/threonine kinase raf oncogene yields the protein MAVIGEQRYYTVVRANAYTEFSCRRIEAVTARSPSSSSSTLSSHRCRHRKKPPHLPALLTMSSSRGGGLESGDLSDYEDGYLDTDPLRYELRNIQNVIHVTRQNIDALNNRFAGFQQPPLIYLNEYQELTSKLHDLKSKEQKLNELLNASQVSGSASTSESESREVNTTSRGQRTPMRSLLRAYLPNQQRTSVQVREGLLLRDALAKAMKLRNLTTEMCVVYILGVDNSKCLTSWDTDISLLDCDEISVEILDKFPITTSISHNFVRKTFFSLAFCECCRKLLFQGFYCRTCNYRFHQRCAGGVPALCHQVRMQDAYYQALLAHNLESTAGILQLPSEYGLSRSMSPSLAPSRSQRHPRSLGQQDRSSSAPNVCFNMVKPSGDAANLDEYSRSQSLGRPVGIAQTAVSPGSSPTKHSQSTQASPTSTLRPKRPRARSADESSKNLLAPRESIEDWEIPADEILIGLRIGSGSFGTVYKAHWHGPVAVKMLNVKIPTAAQLQAFKNEVAVLRKTRHVNILLFMGCVSKPQLAIVTQWCEGSSLYKHLHVFETKFDLFTLIEIGRQTAQGMDYLHAKNIIHRDLKSNNIFLHDDLTVKIGDFGLATAKTRWSGSQQFHQPTGSILWMAPEVIRMQEENPYSFQSDVYAFGVVLFELLASQLPYSHINNKDQILFMVGRGKLRPDLNKLRSDTPKALKRLTEDCIKFSREERPIFRQILANLEGLSRGLPKITRSASEPNLNRTQLQSDDFVYTCASPKTPVNFQFGAFSFYPSGGNI from the coding sequence ATGGCCGTGATTGGCGAGCAGAGGTATTACACGGTGGTCCGTGCGAATGCGTACACGGAGTTTTCGTGTCGTAGGATCGAGGCAGTGACAGCGAGGTCGCCGTCCTCCTCGTCCTCGACGTTGTCTTCTCATCGCTGTCGACACAGGAAAAAGCCACCGCATTTACCTGCACTGTTAACTATGTCTTCTTCACGGGGTGGTGGTCTGGAATCGGGAGACCTCAGCGACTACGAGGACGGTTACCTGGACACGGATCCTCTGAGGTACGAACTGAGAAATATACAAAATGTGATACACGTTACTCGTCAAAACATTGATGCCCTAAACAATCGTTTTGCTGGATTTCAACAACCACCCTTGATATACTTGAACGAATATCAGGAGTTGACCAGTAAGTTGCACGATCTAAAGTCCAAGGAACAGAAACTCAATGAACTGTTGAACGCGAGTCAAGTATCTGGTAGTGCTTCCACGTCTGAGAGCGAATCCCGTGAAGTTAATACAACTAGTAGAGGTCAAAGGACGCCAATGAGATCTTTACTTAGGGCGTATTTACCTAATCAACAGCGCACCAGTGTGCAAGTTCGTGAAGGACTGTTGTTAAGAGACGCGCTTGCCAAAGCaatgaaattaagaaatttgacCACTGAAATGTGTGTGGTTTATATTTTGGGTGTAGATAATTCCAAGTGTCTTACATCTTGGGACACAGATATCTCTTTATTGGATTGCGATGAAATATCTGTGGAAATTTTGGACAAGTTCCCCATAACTACTTCCATTTCACATAATTTTGTTCGTAAAACTTTCTTTTCACTAGCATTCTGTGAGTGCTGTAGGAAACTACTCTTTCAAGGGTTTTATTGTAGAACGTGCAACTATCGCTTTCATCAAAGGTGTGCAGGTGGTGTACCTGCTTTGTGTCATCAAGTACGCATGCAGGATGCTTATTATCAAGCATTGCTGGCACACAATCTTGAAAGTACGGCTGGAATTTTGCAACTTCCTTCTGAATATGGTTTAAGTAGAAGTATGTCACCGTCTCTGGCCCCTTCAAGAAGTCAGAGGCATCCACGTTCCTTGGGACAACAGGATCGTTCCAGTTCTGCACCAAACGTTTGTTTCAATATGGTCAAACCAAGCGGAGATGCTGCTAATTTAGATGAATACAGCAGGTCTCAGAGCTTAGGTCGTCCCGTTGGTATCGCTCAAACCGCCGTATCTCCTGGTAGCAGCCCTACAAAACATAGTCAGTCTACTCAGGCTAGTCCTACGAGTACTTTAAGGCCAAAACGACCAAGGGCGAGATCTGCTGATGAATCGTCTAAAAATCTGCTTGCACCTAGAGAATCTATAGAAGATTGGGAAATTCCAGCAGATGAAATTTTAATTGGACTTCGTATTGGATCTGGTTCTTTTGGAACAGTATATAAAGCTCACTGGCATGGACCAGTGGCTGTAAAAATGCTTAATGTTAAGATACCTACTGCtgctcagttacaagcatttaaaAATGAAGTTGCAGTTTTGCGTAAAACTCGGCACGTAAATATTCTTCTGTTTATGGGATGCGTTAGCAAACCACAACTTGCAATTGTTACTCAATGGTGCGAAGGATCTTCATTGTATAAACATTTACATGTATTCGAGACAAAGTTTGACTTATTCACGTTGATAGAAATTGGAAGACAAACTGCCCAGGGTATGGACTATCTACATGCAAAAAATATCATCCATCGGGATTTGAAaagtaataatatatttttgcacGATGACCTCACTGTGAAGATTGGTGACTTTGGTCTGGCCACAGCGAAGACTAGGTGGTCTGGTTCCCAGCAATTCCATCAACCAACAGGATCTATTCTATGGATGGCACCAGAAGTGATAAGAATGCAAGAAGAAAATCCATACAGTTTTCAATCCGATGTCTATGCATTTGGCGTTGTTTTATTTGAATTATTAGCTAGTCAGTTACCATATTCGCACATCAATAATAAGGATCAAATACTGTTTATGGTCGGACGCGGCAAATTGCGTCCAGATTTGAATAAATTACGTTCGGATACTCCAAAAGCATTGAAGAGACTGACAGAAGATTGTATCAAATTTTCCAGAGAAGAAAGACCAATATTTCGTCAGATTTTAGCTAATTTAGAGGGTCTTTCACGAGGATTGCCGAAAATTACAAGATCGGCGTCTGAACCAAATTTAAACAGGACGCAGCTACAATCGGACGACTTTGTATACACTTGTGCTTCGCCAAAAACTCCCGTGAACTTCCAGTTTGGGGCATTTTCTTTTTATCCTTCCGGTGGAAACATATAA
- the LOC143344347 gene encoding deoxynucleotidyltransferase terminal-interacting protein 2, with protein sequence MDIIIDTKGDAELVDKDHLIESDDDDLDFRNSDVSRTQTSNFFNVEEDLLENITTKRSHLNVSKDIDLEEFERDMGWTDNSRKKQASKTASVVAPLVRELTEMDKILKKSVIKPGFEQLEAVPPYFETKKQLQNKRRKERAKTKGKEWFNMRPPKMTPEIRHDLQVLQMRSALDPKHFYKKNDLKVLPKYFQVGKVVDSPLDYYSGRLTKKERKTTIVDELMADAEFSKYNKRKYKEIIDEKKKLHQKAHKHAKKLKGKKK encoded by the exons ATGGATATAATAATTGATACGAAGGGTGATGCGGAGTTAGTGGATAAAGATCATTTAATAGAAAGTGATGACGATGATTTGGACTTCAGAAATAGCG ATGTATCAAGAACACAAACATCGAATTTTTTCAACGTTGAGGAAGATTTACTTGAAAATATCACGACAAAAAGGTCGCATCTTAACGTAAGTAAAGACATTGATCTTGAAGAATTTGAAAGAGACATGGGTTGGACGGACAATTCGCGAAAGAAACAAGCAAGTAAAACCGCTTCGGTTGTAGCTCCTTTAGTACGTGAATTAACAGAGATGGACAAAATACTTAAGAAAAGtgttataaaacctggttttgaacagcTGGAGGCTGTACCTCCTTACTTTGAAACCAAAAAACAATTGCAAAATAAGAGACGTAAAGAGCGTGCTAAGACCAAGGGCAAAGAATGGTTTAATATGCGTCCTCCTAAAATGACACCAGAGATTAGGCATGATCTTCAAGTTCTACAAATGAGATCTGCATTAGATCCAAAACATTTCTATAAGAAAAATGATCTCAAAGTTCTGCCAAAATACTTTCAAGTTGGTAAAGTTGTTGATTCACCTTTGGATTATTATTCAGGTCGTCTTACAAAGAAAGAACGTAAGACAACGATTGTGGATGAACTTATGGCTGATGCAGAGTTTTCTAAATATAATAAACGCAAATATAAGGAGATAATCGATGAAAAGAAAAAGTTGCATCAGAAAGCTCACAAGCATGCAAAGAAACTCAAAGGAAAGAAAAAATGA
- the LOC143344348 gene encoding estradiol 17-beta-dehydrogenase 8, which produces MVADKIAFVTGAGGGIGREVCRILARQGAKVIAADRNLVTAQETIESLNDSKHLALDLDVSNSSSIKQAFKNAISTYSIPPSIIVNSAGITRDQFILKLTEVEFDQVLDVNLKGTFLVIQTAVKAMIDAGTSKGGSIVNVSSIIGKIGNMGQANYAASKAGVEALTKTASLEFGQFGVRVNAVLPGFIDTPMTQTVPDNVKQMFVKRIPLGRMGKPEEVAEVVTFLASSKSSYINGASIDVTGGMH; this is translated from the exons atgGTAGCCGATAAAATAGCGTTTGTAACAG gcgctggaggcggtatAGGCAGAGAAGTATGTCGCATTTTAGCAAGACAAGGAGCTAAGGTTATTGCTGCAGACCGAAATTTAGTGACTGCTCAAGAAACTATTGAATCTTTGAATG attCCAAACATTTGGCGCTAGACTTAGATGTCTCAAATTCTTCCAGCATTAAACAAGCATTTAAAAATGCAATAAGTACATACTCTATACCACCATCTATCATAGTCAATTCTGCAGGCATTACTCGCGATCAATTTATATTGAAACTTACCGAAGTAGAATTTGATCAAGTGCTGGATGTTAATTTAAAAGGAACATTCCTTGTTATTCAAACTGCAGTAAAAGCAATGATTGATGCTGGTACAAGTAAAGGAGGTTCAATTGTTAATGTGAGTTCTATTATTGGCAAAATAGGAAACATGGGTCAAGCTAATTATGCAGCATCAAAAGCTGGTGTAGAAGCTCTTACAAAAACTGCTTCTTTAGAATTCGGACA ATTTGGGGTTCGTGTTAATGCAGTactaccaggttttatagacactCCCATGACACAGACTGTGCCTGACAATGTGAAACAAATGTTTGTAAAACGAATACCCCTCGGTCGAATggggaaaccagaagaagtagcAGAAGTTGTAACATTTTTAGCATCTAGCAAAAGTTCTTATATCAACGGTGCATCTATTGATGTTACAGGTGGAATGCATTGA